The genomic segment ACCATCACTCACCATTTTCATGAAAGTTTTATTGGTTTCATATAAATCGGAAGAAGGCAAACGTTCCAAATCACGAATAATCGAATCTACTTCAGCATCCGTAATGTTATCTTTCGCATAGTTGGATTTCAAATAGTGTCGCAAATCTGCATCTATCAACACTTTTTCAGTAACGATATGACCGTATTGTGCGTGAGGTTCTTCTACACCTTGAAACTCGTTTTTACGCACTTCGCCACCTACAAGATGCGTCATTTGCTCGTCTTGTAATAAGTGGATAAAGGCTTGTTCTAATTGTGCTTCTGTGAATTTCATGCTGTTTTTCTATTTTCCAAGCTCCACATATCGATTATGATCGAGTATAGTTGGCTTTTTCTTTTGTTTCGCTAATCATTTTATAAATTGTCGAAATAAGCAGATTTAAATCAATCTATTTATGTCGAAATGGAATAATTAAGATTTTTTCGCTTTAAAAAAATGTTTATTTGTACTATTTCCGTTAATCATTATTCCCTTTCATTTTTAATGTATTGACACCAACATTATAAGCATATAAAGCTGCTGGCAAAAAGGTAAACTCAATTTCTTTAAAGTTTTTGTTTCCCTCTTGATTAATTGTGGTTACTAATGCACTTGATAATTTATTTTTATCGCAAAATTGAACCATGCTATTCAATTCATTCGTTTTTTCAACATAGCGATTGCTCCATTTTATTTCAATACCCCAAATAGGTTTGAAATTTTTATCATCAAGCAATACCAGATCTACTTCTCCTTCTTTTTTGTCTTTCCAACGGGCATAATTCAAATTCAAATTTTCACGGTGCATCCATTGTGAAAGTATAGCAGTTTCGACCATATTCCCCATTTCTTGATCGCTTTCTGAAATTGGCGAGAATAAAGCAGTTCGCAATGATGGATTGGTCAAATACACTTTAAAACTGGTTACTCTTTTCAATCGTTTAGCATTGATATCTAATTTGTTGAGTACTTTAATTAAAAAAGCTGCCTCTAAATACTCCAGATATTTTTTTAAGGTTTCTTTTATAATACCACTTTCTCTTGACATGGTTTCATACGAAAACTCATTGCCTGTGTTGTAAGCAATATAAGTGAAAAAACGGTTGAGTTCTTGCACATCTTTAATCCCGTATAAGCTTGGTAAATCTCTCAATAATACCTTATCTACAATGTCATTTTTAACATACCTACCCATATCACTCTGAATTTTTTCAGATAAAACTACTTCGGGATATCCTCCAAAATTGAGGTAATTCACAAATTCTTTGTTGAGTTCGTCTATATTATTAGTCAGCTGATAGGCTATTTCTTTTCCGTTGTAGTTGATAGCACCTTCTACCATCAAATGGGAACGATTTTTTAAATGAATGAATTCCTGAAAGGTTAAAGGCGGCAGCATAAAATCAGTAAATCGACCCGCGCCACTCTCGGTACTGTGCCAGCGCAAGGCAGCAGCAGCAGAACCCGAAACGATAAATTTTGTTTTTGGATACGTATCTACCAATACTTTTAAATGACGTTCCCAGTCTTTCAGATACTGAATCTCATCAAAGAAAATATAACAATCGTCTAGATTTTTAATTTTTAAAGCCTCTGTGCATAAATCCAAAATGTCTTGTAAACTCAAATTGATATAAATAGGATTATCAATACCTATGAAAAATAGCTTTTGCGGATTTACATTTTCCTGAATCAATTGATCGATTGTATGAAACATCATGACAGTTTTACCCACACGTCTTGGTCCCATTAATACCACCGCTCTTTTAATCTCTTTTTCAACGACAAACGGATAAAAAAGATTAAAATACAAACGTTTAGACATTGTACGGTATAACTCTGGAATAGCCTTAGTTACCCACCAAGGATTCTCATAACGTAATCGTTCTATTATTTTTTCTTGCGGAATAAGGGTTGAAATTTTCATAATATATCTTATTTATGCAAAAATAGTAAAAATAAGTAGATTCAAATCTATCTATTTATGTTAAAATTCGGTAAATAAGGTTTTTTTGTATTTAAAAAATGTTTATTTGTTGTTTTTGACCATTTTGCTGACGACGGGAAAATGGTTCGTTTATTTATATCGTTTTGCTGATGATGGGAAAACGATGGTTTAAATTGCATCATTACATAAATCGTTTTGTTATGGCTAATAGTTGTTGAATTTCTTGCATAATTTTTAAACTTAGATGGTTATAACATCAATACGCATACATCAACATAACTTATAGTTTTCACTAAGCTGTTGCGCTAAAACTTCTATTGAAGATGTGTCTAGCGAATGATTGAAAATATAGCGGTTAGGTTTGACATTAAAGTTTATTCTTCCGAAATACCCATCATCATATTATAATGACCAATATTCGCCGTTAATCTAAAAATATCTTGAAATACTTTTAGATAATTAGTTATAATTCCTTCAGGTAACTCAATATACAAATCATCCGGTAATGTGTGAGAGCCTTCATTAACCCAACTTAATAAGGACCTACAAATATCTCTTTCTTCCTGATTTTCAAATTTACCCATCAAAATATCATCTCTATTTTTACCTAAAATACTGAAATAATTTTCCAATATTCTTCTCATTGTGTTTTGTATTGTTGTTCCAGAATTATTTTGCCATTCTTTAATTTCTCTCCATAACAACTCATAAGATGATTGTATAGGATTATTTTCATTATAAGCATGCACTGATGAAATTTTATTGTTTTTTCTTAAAATCCAATAATGTGCGCGTTGACCAGGCCCTCTATTATTTCCTTCAAAAGAAACTTCTTTATGGAAATAAACATTATGAGTTAGAATGATTATCTGTTTAATATTACCAATATCATTTTTAACGTTCTTTATAATTTCTTTAATTAGTGTACTTACTACAAACAGTACATTACTATCTAAACTAGAAATAGGGTCATCAATTACTAATATTCTTTCATCATTCACATTATCTTCTGTACTGCCTCCTTTTGCTAATTGTAGATAATACAAAAAGGTTATAAATGTAATTTCTCCTTCACTCAATGTGTTCAAAGCTAACTCACCATTATCTCTTTGAATTTGATAAAACCCTTCTTCAGTTGATGGAACAATTTTAAAATTTAAAAAACCAAAAGAAACCAACAATCTATTAATTTCATCAATTGTAGGTTGAATACTAGTTACAGATTTGCTTAATTCGATAATTTCTGAATTTAATGTACTGTATGCAGTCCTCTTAGTATTAAGCTGAGAATCTAAATTAGCAATCCCTTCATTCATACCTGAAACAGCCTTATTATAAGCTATAATTTGAGTTTTATATTCTTCAACCAAAAATTTCCAAACTTCATTAATTAGCTTTGTCTTTTCAATTCTAAAATTTGATACAATTGCATTGTGTTTCTCAATTTCAGTATTTGCAACATTAATTAATTCCTGAATTAATTCTAATTGTCCAATTAAACTAGTTAGTTCAAAACTCCTACTAGGCTCTTTTAATTTACTATTAATAATTTCTGTATTTGTAGAATTTTGACTAGTTAAAGTTTTAAGATATGCTGAAAAAACATCATTATCTAATTTAGTATTTGGAATAGTTTTTTGAGTATCTTCTATAATATTTAACTCATTTAGAATGTTTTCTATTAATTGATTATATTCTTGTTTAAGTAAATTTAAAGAACTTAAATCAGCTAGATAAGCTTCATCAAAATAATTTTCAATTTGTTTTTTAAAATCTTCTGTAATTGTTTTTTGTTGACAAAAAGGACAAGTATTATCTTCTTGAATATATTCAATACCTTGATTAACCCAATCGTTAATGTTTAATTTTTGAATTAATTTTGCAATATCAACATCTGCTTTACCAACTATAATTTTTTTCCAAATAGGATTATTTATAATTTCATTTATCCGATCGAAATTAATTATTGGTATTTCTGAAAGTTCAACGGGAACATCTCCAAAAATTGTCTTAGCACTTTCTTTTAACTCATCAAAGGTTCTTAGTAATGAAGTGTTTTCGGTATATTCAGACAACAAATAATCCTTAAAAGTTTCTTTTCTTTTAAGTTTATCAAAAGCCTCATTAAAAACAACTTCGTATTTTTTATATACATCAGACCAAACATTTTCTCGAAAATCTTCTTCAACTTTAGCTTTTGACTCTTTTAAATTATCTAATGCCGATTTTATTCCTTCACCCTCTTTTTTTAATTGTTTTAATTGTTCTGTTTTATTTTCTATAACGGCAACTTGTTCTGTGGATGCTTGACCTAAAGTAAAAATACCATCTAGTTTACCTTTACCAAAATTTATTTCTCTAAACTCTTTGTTGTAGACTAATGTTTTTAAGGATGTATTGTTTACCCATGAGCTAGAGCAATGAAGATATTTATCACTAGCTAGATTAGATAAAAAGTTGGAAATGGTTGTCTTACCACATCCATTTGCTCCATAAATAAAATTTACTTTTTTCAATCCAATGATTTGAATTCCAGTATCATCAAAAGATGCTACCTTTTTTATATTTATGGCTTCAAGCATAATTTTAATATTTAATTCCTGTAATTATTAATTCTCCCCCCTCGTCATCTTTGCCAACAACAACTCCTTTAATTCCTCTAGTTTTTGATTTTCAATATTTTTTAATTTAATATTTTCAAAAACTATTTTGATCTTATCATCGTAATGTATTAAGACAGATTCTCTAGGTTCAATTATTTTTAAATTTCTAAAATCAGATTTACTAATTTCTAAAAAGGTACTCCCAGAAGCCAAATTATTAATTTCTTCTAATTGTGTTTTAATCCAATCATATAAATAATATATAGAATATTTTTCATTTGGTAATAACACAATAAACCCTTGATTAGTGGAAGCTTCAACAGTATTTATGGCTAATTTTCCAATTGTAGCCCGGCTTGTCATTAATAAAGAAAATTTTGGAAATAATTTTGCTGAACTTTTTTGTAATCCTAACTTAGTAATTTTCTTATCTGTATCATTTAAAAAAATACTATTTCCTTTTGTTAAGTCTGTAGGTGAAAACCATAAAATATCTCCATTTACCCAATAATCTATTTCATCGGTCGATGGAGTACCACCTCCTAAAGTTTCAACAACATTGCCTATGTTTTTTAACTCCCACCCCTCAGGAATCTCTTTCTCCAACTCGGCACACCAAACCATTTTACCGCCATTACTTTTGTAGGACTTGCCATTTTCATTTGTAAACTCAAAATCTACAAACCATTCCTTATAAATCGCTTGTGCAGTTTCTTCCAGTTTACTAATCAATTGGTTGTTGATTGCAATACGGTTTTGAATGGTGTTGTATTCTCTGACTATTTCACGTTGTTTCTCTATGGATGGAATAGGAAGTTCAACTTCACACATTTCACCATAATCAAAAAATTCATGAGCCGAACCATGCGATTTAAACCTTGCAAAACGGTCAAACTCTGGACGCTTAAACCACATCATCAAATATTCAGAATTAAGAACATTTTCATCCTTTGATTTGAAAATACGATAAGAAGGAGAAACAATACAATCTTTTCCTTGTCTTAGTGCTATGGAAATTTTTTCTCCATTCCTCGTTGTAGCTCGGTTAAAAGCAAATTGTCCAGTCCTAACAATTCTATACTTTTCTAAATCAACACCAATCGTATTAGTATGTGATTTTTGAAAATATTTTTGATTACTAATTCCTTGAAGTTTATTTATAATATTACCTGTATTCTTTTCATCACAGGGCACAATATAATCACCAAGCCTTTTATAGTTTGATTTCATACCCTAACTCTTTAAATACATTTAACAAATCATTTTTTGAATTAATTTCTTCTTTCAAAAGAGTCCCAATTTCATTTTGTAAAGCTTTCATTTTAACATCGTAATCAATATTTTCATCACGATTTATAAATTCGATATATTTACTTGGAACTAACGAGAAGTCTTTAGCTACTACTTCTTCAAAACTTGCTGAATAACAAAACTCTGGGACATTTTTGTAATCAGAATCTTTTTGTTGCCATTGGTGATAAGTTTTGGCAACTTGACCAATATGTTCTTCATTAAATTGAATAAATTTCTTTTCAAATGGTTCACCAATTTGACGTAAGTCTATGAATAAAATTTCTTTTTCACGATTTCTGTAATTTCTGTCATCTTCAGGTAATTTTACAACTCGTTCTCTCTTATTATTATTGATAATCCAAATAGAAACACTTATATCTGTGGTATAAAACATACTTCCTGGTAGAATAACAATCGCTTCAACTAATCCATTTTCGATTAATTTGCGTCTAATTTTATATTCCTCTCCTCCTCCAGACAATGCACCATTCGAAAGAACAAATCCAGCCACACCATTTTCAGAAAGTTTCGCCACCATGTTTAAAATCCAAGCGTAATTGGCATTACTGGTTGGAGGTACATCGTAGCCTCTCCAGCGTGGGTCGTCGGTGAGTTCATCGCTAGCACGCCAATCTTTTTGGTTAAAAGGTGGGTTCGCCATGATGAAGTCGGCTTTCAAATCGGGGTGTTGGTCTTTGCCAAAAGTATCGGCAGGCACATCGCCTAAGTTGGCTGCAATACCTCTAATGGCTAAGTTCATTTTGGCTAGTTTGTAGGTCGTAGCCGTATATTCTTGTCCGTAAATGGAAATCTCCTTTTTGTTTCCGTGGTGGTTTTCAATAAACTTAATACTTTGCACAAACATACCCCCCGATCCACAAGCTGGGTCATAAATTACCCCTTTGTAGGGTTCAATCATTTCTGCAATTAAGTTAACAATGCTTTTTGGGGTGTAGAATTCGCCTTTTCCTTTTCCTTCGGCTAAAGCAAACTTGCTAAGGAAATATTCATACACACGCCCCACAATATCGGTTTGTTTGTCTTTAATCGTGTCAATGTTGTTGATGGTATCGAGTAAAGCCGCTAATTTACTCACGTCCATATTCAAACGAGAGAAGTAATTATCAGGCAAAGCGCCTTTCAATGCGGGATTGTTTTTTTCTATGGTGTGTAATGCGGTATCAATTTTCAACGCAATATCCGCTTGTTTTGAGTTTTCAATAATAAACGACCAACGTGATTCTTCTGGCAAGTAAAAGATATTGGACATATTATAAAATTCCTTCATCTCTAGGAATTTCTCTTTATTATCGGCAATAAGCTCTTTTCTGCGTTCTTCAAATTTATCACTCGCAAATTTCAAGAAAATCAAACCCAATACAACGTGCTTATACTCAGATGATTCTACGGTACCACGCAATTTATTTGCGGAATCCCAAAGTGTTTCTTCAATGCTTTTTTCTTTTTTTGCTTTAACTGCTTTTGCCATTTTTTGATATATTATTCTTATAGTCTTCAAAGCTACAAATTTTATAGTCTCCCGATAGCTTTAAAATGGCTACGGAACCCTGATTTGTAGGAGTAAATCTATTTATTAATAAGACTTGATTTGAAGATACAAACCTTCATTAAAGAGATTTGATGATATGAAGAGATTGAAATTTTTTCTTGTAGGTAGGATTTGAAAGTCATAATTAAATCTATTAGGGCAATTGAGTTTTGCTAAGATATTAAAAAAGATTTTTGTGAGATAATTGTGTAGTAAATTTTTAAAAGATTTTCTCTTATTTAGCCATTGTTTGCCTTTTATATCTCCAATACTAGGATCTTGTAGACTTTTCATAAATTAAGTAACCAGACATTCAATTTAATAATTAACACATAAAATACTACAAATTAATAATTATTTTATACATTTGGACTTTAACATTAAATCCCAAATCTCATGCACAAAGAATTTCCCGAAATTGAATTTAACTACGATTATAGTGTAGGAGTAGTACAATCCCTAAAAGGCAAAATACTATTAGGTCATGTGGAAGAAATATACCCCAAAGTTTATAAAAAAATGTATTTAGAAGGTGTGCTAATGCCTTACATTGAACCTAAAATAATCAAGCAATTAGATTTAGAATGCAAATACAGAATGCAAGGCTATCCCATTACTGGACTGGCAGAAATTGCTCGAAATGATGTTTATATGTGGATTCAGGATGAGCTTAGTGAATTTGAAGAAAACGAAGTGAACAAAAACAATTTTAATTAAACCTGAAAGTTCGGCGGCTTCAAGAAGTGGCGAACTTCGTAACGGCATATTTTCCACTAAAAAAAATTCTTGCGAAATAAAAATGTGAATTTTGCAGATTTTTCGCCATTTCTTAAAATGGCTGTTATGCGCTGGCTTAATTCATCGAATTATTCCATTCATAACTGCTTCTTTTATTTCTTTTGAATCGTCGTAGAGGTGAGGATATATGAGGCTCTTTTTTATTTTATGTTTCGTTGAAATTAATCTCCTCAAATATTCACTGAGATCTTTATGAATATTAAAACATTTGAAAGGCTCTAAATGTAAGTTTTGTCCGTGGCTATACATCTTTACATTAAATAGATTTTCTATAGGCCGATCTTTGAAAGGATTGTACATAAGTAATCCTTCTTGCGGAATTATATTCTGATTATATAAAGACGTGACTGGTTTTGTTGTTTTAACTCTCAAAGGGCCACGATAGTCTATTTGTGTTGTAGTTTCAAAATCGGAAAGTATAAATAATGAATTTGAATTAGGATTACCCTCATCACCAAAATTTTTGAACTCCGTTATAGATGGATATATCTCTCCGGCAATATCTAATAATGAGAGAAGTTCTTTTTTCTGATGAAGCTTTTTTTTATGAATTGAATAAACAGA from the Flavobacterium ammonificans genome contains:
- a CDS encoding ATP-binding protein; amino-acid sequence: MKISTLIPQEKIIERLRYENPWWVTKAIPELYRTMSKRLYFNLFYPFVVEKEIKRAVVLMGPRRVGKTVMMFHTIDQLIQENVNPQKLFFIGIDNPIYINLSLQDILDLCTEALKIKNLDDCYIFFDEIQYLKDWERHLKVLVDTYPKTKFIVSGSAAAALRWHSTESGAGRFTDFMLPPLTFQEFIHLKNRSHLMVEGAINYNGKEIAYQLTNNIDELNKEFVNYLNFGGYPEVVLSEKIQSDMGRYVKNDIVDKVLLRDLPSLYGIKDVQELNRFFTYIAYNTGNEFSYETMSRESGIIKETLKKYLEYLEAAFLIKVLNKLDINAKRLKRVTSFKVYLTNPSLRTALFSPISESDQEMGNMVETAILSQWMHRENLNLNYARWKDKKEGEVDLVLLDDKNFKPIWGIEIKWSNRYVEKTNELNSMVQFCDKNKLSSALVTTINQEGNKNFKEIEFTFLPAALYAYNVGVNTLKMKGNND
- a CDS encoding AAA family ATPase, whose amino-acid sequence is MLEAINIKKVASFDDTGIQIIGLKKVNFIYGANGCGKTTISNFLSNLASDKYLHCSSSWVNNTSLKTLVYNKEFREINFGKGKLDGIFTLGQASTEQVAVIENKTEQLKQLKKEGEGIKSALDNLKESKAKVEEDFRENVWSDVYKKYEVVFNEAFDKLKRKETFKDYLLSEYTENTSLLRTFDELKESAKTIFGDVPVELSEIPIINFDRINEIINNPIWKKIIVGKADVDIAKLIQKLNINDWVNQGIEYIQEDNTCPFCQQKTITEDFKKQIENYFDEAYLADLSSLNLLKQEYNQLIENILNELNIIEDTQKTIPNTKLDNDVFSAYLKTLTSQNSTNTEIINSKLKEPSRSFELTSLIGQLELIQELINVANTEIEKHNAIVSNFRIEKTKLINEVWKFLVEEYKTQIIAYNKAVSGMNEGIANLDSQLNTKRTAYSTLNSEIIELSKSVTSIQPTIDEINRLLVSFGFLNFKIVPSTEEGFYQIQRDNGELALNTLSEGEITFITFLYYLQLAKGGSTEDNVNDERILVIDDPISSLDSNVLFVVSTLIKEIIKNVKNDIGNIKQIIILTHNVYFHKEVSFEGNNRGPGQRAHYWILRKNNKISSVHAYNENNPIQSSYELLWREIKEWQNNSGTTIQNTMRRILENYFSILGKNRDDILMGKFENQEERDICRSLLSWVNEGSHTLPDDLYIELPEGIITNYLKVFQDIFRLTANIGHYNMMMGISEE
- a CDS encoding restriction endonuclease subunit S; this translates as MKSNYKRLGDYIVPCDEKNTGNIINKLQGISNQKYFQKSHTNTIGVDLEKYRIVRTGQFAFNRATTRNGEKISIALRQGKDCIVSPSYRIFKSKDENVLNSEYLMMWFKRPEFDRFARFKSHGSAHEFFDYGEMCEVELPIPSIEKQREIVREYNTIQNRIAINNQLISKLEETAQAIYKEWFVDFEFTNENGKSYKSNGGKMVWCAELEKEIPEGWELKNIGNVVETLGGGTPSTDEIDYWVNGDILWFSPTDLTKGNSIFLNDTDKKITKLGLQKSSAKLFPKFSLLMTSRATIGKLAINTVEASTNQGFIVLLPNEKYSIYYLYDWIKTQLEEINNLASGSTFLEISKSDFRNLKIIEPRESVLIHYDDKIKIVFENIKLKNIENQKLEELKELLLAKMTRGEN
- a CDS encoding type I restriction-modification system subunit M, whose amino-acid sequence is MAKAVKAKKEKSIEETLWDSANKLRGTVESSEYKHVVLGLIFLKFASDKFEERRKELIADNKEKFLEMKEFYNMSNIFYLPEESRWSFIIENSKQADIALKIDTALHTIEKNNPALKGALPDNYFSRLNMDVSKLAALLDTINNIDTIKDKQTDIVGRVYEYFLSKFALAEGKGKGEFYTPKSIVNLIAEMIEPYKGVIYDPACGSGGMFVQSIKFIENHHGNKKEISIYGQEYTATTYKLAKMNLAIRGIAANLGDVPADTFGKDQHPDLKADFIMANPPFNQKDWRASDELTDDPRWRGYDVPPTSNANYAWILNMVAKLSENGVAGFVLSNGALSGGGEEYKIRRKLIENGLVEAIVILPGSMFYTTDISVSIWIINNNKRERVVKLPEDDRNYRNREKEILFIDLRQIGEPFEKKFIQFNEEHIGQVAKTYHQWQQKDSDYKNVPEFCYSASFEEVVAKDFSLVPSKYIEFINRDENIDYDVKMKALQNEIGTLLKEEINSKNDLLNVFKELGYEIKL
- a CDS encoding FRG domain-containing protein, translating into MADIPIYKTLEEKSKLFEKNDFFVIDTKAQLDYWFEFYSSNFKKEHSVDFIFRGMSDAKYKLFTSAQRFWITDNMEQWKPNYEYKDFIEDLVSKAKANPLLRKIFDLYGYSNSERDFPLLSLLQHYGAPSPVLDWSYNINCAAFFAIDGVKRNLSAGNSIENYVSVYSIHKKKLHQKKELLSLLDIAGEIYPSITEFKNFGDEGNPNSNSLFILSDFETTTQIDYRGPLRVKTTKPVTSLYNQNIIPQEGLLMYNPFKDRPIENLFNVKMYSHGQNLHLEPFKCFNIHKDLSEYLRRLISTKHKIKKSLIYPHLYDDSKEIKEAVMNGIIR